The following coding sequences are from one Planctomycetota bacterium window:
- a CDS encoding undecaprenyl/decaprenyl-phosphate alpha-N-acetylglucosaminyl 1-phosphate transferase, with amino-acid sequence MVPLVRKVSLAIDFVDMPGERKVHQQPISLGGGIAIFLGIIITFTVALFCAYLLKVSVPIPWVPQDIYDYLPGVFVMIPKLSVIFIGASGIFILGLFDDVKRLSARTKLLFQIIISVFIVANGISFSLFLGQLGFWGQIISAAVTVFWMVLITNSYNLLDHMDGLSSGIAAITAAVFMIIALKTGQYFIASFLITIIGAAVAFLVFNFHPAKIFMGDAGSLLLGYFISILTIQFTFYKEPHSYYALLTPLLVVAIPIFDTLVVIIIRFLNKKPIFMGDKNHLAHRLVALGLSVPDAVILIYLLTFCAGLSAILLYYLSPDRMINLTGAILVFGQVVLLLCIVTLLEYTGRKNKNPE; translated from the coding sequence TTGGTCCCGTTGGTAAGGAAGGTTTCGCTGGCCATTGATTTCGTGGATATGCCGGGCGAGCGCAAGGTGCACCAGCAGCCGATTTCCTTGGGCGGCGGGATAGCCATCTTCCTGGGGATTATTATTACCTTTACAGTGGCGCTGTTTTGTGCCTATTTGCTCAAGGTTAGCGTGCCAATACCCTGGGTGCCGCAGGATATTTATGATTACCTGCCAGGTGTATTCGTGATGATTCCCAAATTATCCGTTATTTTCATCGGCGCATCAGGCATTTTCATACTGGGGCTCTTTGACGATGTCAAGAGGCTGTCGGCTCGTACTAAACTGTTGTTCCAGATTATCATCAGCGTATTTATTGTGGCTAACGGCATCTCGTTTAGTTTATTCCTGGGACAGCTGGGGTTCTGGGGCCAGATTATCTCGGCCGCGGTGACGGTTTTCTGGATGGTGTTGATAACCAATTCCTATAATCTGCTGGACCACATGGACGGACTGTCCAGCGGGATTGCGGCTATAACCGCGGCCGTCTTTATGATAATCGCGCTCAAGACCGGGCAGTATTTTATTGCTTCATTCCTGATAACCATCATCGGCGCGGCCGTGGCGTTTCTGGTATTTAATTTCCATCCGGCCAAGATATTCATGGGTGATGCCGGCAGCCTGCTTCTGGGTTATTTCATCTCCATCCTGACCATCCAGTTCACATTTTATAAGGAACCTCATTCTTATTATGCGCTCCTGACGCCGCTGCTGGTGGTAGCCATCCCGATATTTGATACGCTGGTGGTGATTATTATCAGATTCCTTAACAAGAAACCCATATTTATGGGCGACAAAAACCATCTGGCGCACCGGCTGGTGGCCCTGGGCCTGAGCGTGCCCGATGCGGTTATCCTGATTTATCTCCTGACCTTCTGCGCCGGACTTTCAGCCATCCTTTTATATTACCTTAGCCCGGATCGGATGATAAACCTGACCGGCGCGATATTGGTATTCGGCCAGGTGGTTTTACTTCTGTGCATTGTCACCCTCCTGGAATATACCGGACGGAAGAACAAGAACCCAGAATAA
- a CDS encoding O-antigen ligase family protein yields MYLWLELFLISAGITARLIIPASTCGSGVNLLVVILIWLVFLVHLMEKQKLTAVTPALPWFLKLLLFLFAAFIIVSFINAPYKFGAFQYLVPWISDVVLFYLVYSLCARDAKYITTLLSVFLSVGLMVVLYGLYQHFWGLRDLAVQIQQNPSLLDAIPAELRGATLARAQAGEPFATFAYQNSFGAFLILLIPLFLALLYIGRRVMLIIAGVLTLTLLMSGSKGALMALMIPLMFLAYYLPGRLSKQVRIILLAVILAVFMVAVIMGRSQMSDSLNVRLGYLDATVKIIRDNPLSGVGLNQFGNNYLHYKSVDAGEVQKAHNDYLQIAAEMGIPALLVFLVIWFIILKSIFRPVRQIAETDCHSDGANGAGRILPYILGAGFAFLISEVFQTPLITLDIPLLPTVIVFLLWLATFRFLCHYLSTGILTTDILRIGLFTGLLAFLIHCLADFNFYVQGLSMSVWFIGAIFLSTTESSMPLSFPPLLSFLRKQESRITAILIAFIVIVLSFITVRLIKYESFLEQGKVMLRSNVREERLVGVDYLGESFESNLFSVDVSVELAWAMHYVYSFSEVNEFTLTPLPICLTYIDFAISLNPLAPMLYNQQGMLCLEHAEQERKKGNKKMADIYEHRAKRAFQMFKELYPTYKDAKR; encoded by the coding sequence ATGTACCTATGGCTGGAACTATTCCTCATTTCTGCCGGCATTACGGCCCGTCTGATTATTCCGGCCAGCACCTGCGGCAGCGGCGTTAATCTGCTGGTGGTCATTTTAATCTGGCTGGTTTTTCTTGTCCATCTCATGGAAAAGCAGAAACTAACCGCGGTAACTCCGGCACTGCCTTGGTTTCTTAAATTGTTGCTATTCTTATTCGCAGCTTTTATCATCGTTTCGTTTATCAATGCGCCGTATAAATTCGGCGCCTTTCAATATCTAGTTCCTTGGATTAGCGATGTCGTTCTTTTCTATCTGGTCTATTCGCTCTGTGCCAGGGATGCCAAATATATCACAACGCTGCTGTCCGTATTTCTGTCCGTTGGATTGATGGTTGTTCTCTATGGGCTGTATCAGCATTTCTGGGGATTGAGGGACTTGGCCGTCCAGATACAGCAGAATCCGTCATTGTTGGATGCGATACCGGCTGAGTTACGGGGCGCGACTTTAGCCCGAGCTCAGGCCGGAGAACCGTTTGCCACCTTTGCCTACCAGAATTCTTTCGGCGCGTTTCTGATATTGCTGATTCCGCTGTTTCTGGCGCTGCTTTATATCGGACGAAGAGTCATGCTGATTATTGCCGGCGTGCTGACACTTACCCTTTTAATGAGCGGTTCCAAGGGCGCGCTTATGGCATTGATGATTCCCCTGATGTTTCTGGCTTATTATCTGCCCGGCAGGCTCTCAAAGCAGGTCAGAATAATTTTGCTGGCAGTAATATTAGCCGTTTTTATGGTGGCGGTGATTATGGGTCGTTCCCAAATGTCCGATTCGCTTAATGTCCGCCTGGGTTATTTGGATGCCACAGTAAAGATTATCCGGGATAATCCGTTGAGCGGGGTGGGCTTAAATCAGTTCGGTAACAATTATCTTCATTATAAGTCGGTTGATGCCGGCGAGGTACAAAAGGCGCATAATGACTATCTCCAGATAGCCGCTGAAATGGGCATCCCGGCGCTGTTGGTCTTTCTGGTTATCTGGTTTATTATCCTGAAATCGATTTTCCGTCCGGTACGTCAGATTGCGGAAACAGACTGTCATTCTGATGGCGCCAATGGCGCCGGAAGAATCTTGCCATATATTCTTGGCGCCGGGTTTGCCTTTCTGATTAGCGAGGTATTCCAGACGCCCTTAATCACCCTGGATATTCCGCTTTTGCCAACAGTAATTGTATTCCTATTATGGCTGGCAACCTTTCGGTTCCTTTGCCATTATCTGTCTACTGGTATACTGACTACTGACATACTCCGGATAGGCCTGTTCACCGGGCTTCTGGCATTCCTGATTCACTGCCTGGCTGACTTTAACTTTTATGTCCAGGGACTTTCCATGAGCGTCTGGTTTATCGGCGCCATATTCTTGAGTACTACGGAATCATCTATGCCTTTGTCATTTCCGCCGCTCTTGTCATTCCTGCGAAAGCAGGAATCCAGGATTACGGCTATTTTGATAGCCTTTATAGTAATAGTGTTATCTTTTATTACCGTGAGATTAATTAAATATGAGTCGTTTTTAGAGCAAGGGAAAGTAATGCTTAGAAGCAATGTTAGAGAGGAACGTTTAGTCGGGGTAGATTATTTAGGCGAATCATTTGAATCTAATCTTTTTTCCGTTGATGTGTCAGTAGAGTTAGCTTGGGCAATGCATTATGTTTATAGTTTTTCAGAAGTAAATGAATTTACTTTGACTCCATTGCCTATTTGCTTGACATATATAGATTTTGCAATTTCCTTGAATCCCTTAGCGCCGATGCTCTATAATCAGCAGGGGATGTTGTGTTTGGAGCATGCTGAGCAGGAACGCAAGAAGGGGAATAAAAAGATGGCTGATATCTACGAACATCGGGCCAAACGGGCTTTTCAGATGTTCAAAGAACTCTATCCGACCTATAAAGACGCTAAACGTTAA
- a CDS encoding radical SAM protein, which yields MRYEGMIIRPPSEADSYLLQITFGCSHNKCTFCGTYPDKKFRVRPLDQILEDIALARRHIPHTRRVFLCDGDAMLLPNKRLLKILEALNMAFPDLQRVGIYANARDILKKTETELSELSRRKLTIGYLGLESGNDEILKKVMKGATAKDMIDAVRKAQANGIKMSVIGLIGLGGREMSREHAIDTAKAVNLMNPRYFSLLTLMLVPGTPLDADYEQGRFFLPEAEDMVREIRLVVDNMDSPQTIFRANHASNYAPLAGTFNKDKKRLLQEIDDYLSGKYGFRPEFLRGL from the coding sequence ATGCGCTACGAAGGAATGATTATCAGGCCGCCCAGCGAGGCGGACAGTTATCTGCTCCAGATAACCTTTGGCTGCTCGCACAACAAATGCACCTTTTGCGGCACCTATCCGGACAAGAAATTCCGGGTCCGGCCGCTGGACCAGATTCTGGAGGACATCGCCCTGGCGCGCCGGCATATACCGCATACCCGGCGGGTTTTCCTGTGCGACGGCGATGCCATGCTTCTGCCCAATAAGCGTCTGCTCAAGATTCTGGAGGCGCTCAATATGGCCTTTCCGGACCTGCAGCGGGTCGGCATCTACGCCAATGCCCGCGATATCCTCAAGAAAACCGAAACTGAGTTAAGCGAATTGAGCCGCCGCAAATTGACCATCGGCTATCTCGGCCTGGAAAGCGGGAATGATGAGATACTGAAGAAGGTCATGAAGGGCGCTACGGCCAAAGACATGATTGACGCGGTCCGGAAGGCGCAGGCCAACGGCATCAAGATGTCTGTCATCGGATTAATCGGCCTGGGCGGCCGGGAGATGTCCCGGGAGCACGCCATTGATACGGCCAAGGCCGTCAATCTGATGAATCCGCGCTATTTCAGCTTGCTTACCCTGATGCTGGTGCCGGGCACGCCATTGGATGCCGATTATGAGCAGGGCAGATTCTTTCTTCCTGAAGCCGAAGACATGGTCAGGGAAATCCGTCTGGTGGTGGACAATATGGACAGCCCGCAGACCATCTTCCGGGCCAATCACGCCTCAAACTACGCGCCCCTGGCCGGCACATTCAATAAGGACAAGAAAAGATTGCTCCAGGAGATAGACGATTACCTATCCGGCAAATACGGCTTCCGCCCGGAATTCCTTCGGGGTTTATAG
- a CDS encoding zf-HC2 domain-containing protein — protein sequence MTKCNIDKAQLILYLYGELAGQEKSGFEKHLGECPECRAEAADYRRIMDKLSKLPVMEPSEAAPIRLPYPKSIIMRFATYSTVAASLLLLAVFTYIKLSGTSAPVRTPDNTINITVSTSIDKELYAWDNGVGDEIDSLKESAKTIVNELKASPLASLDDSLDKIDTAIKTISTETD from the coding sequence ATGACAAAGTGTAATATTGACAAGGCTCAATTGATACTCTATCTCTATGGCGAATTGGCAGGCCAGGAAAAATCCGGGTTCGAGAAACATCTGGGTGAATGTCCGGAATGCCGGGCAGAAGCAGCTGACTATCGTAGGATAATGGACAAATTATCCAAGCTGCCGGTAATGGAACCGTCCGAGGCCGCGCCCATTCGACTCCCCTACCCAAAGAGCATTATAATGAGATTCGCCACCTACAGCACCGTTGCCGCCTCGTTACTGCTCCTGGCCGTGTTTACCTACATAAAATTATCCGGCACCTCCGCCCCGGTCCGAACACCGGATAATACAATTAATATAACGGTCTCAACATCTATAGACAAAGAGCTATACGCCTGGGACAACGGGGTTGGTGATGAAATTGACAGCTTGAAGGAAAGCGCGAAAACCATCGTCAATGAACTAAAAGCCAGCCCACTGGCCTCCCTGGATGATTCCCTGGATAAAATAGATACCGCTATAAAAACAATATCAACCGAAACAGATTAG
- a CDS encoding sigma-70 family RNA polymerase sigma factor, translating into MINQISGPFDVVPRLGRDSAVATQGEAADDVLLRTFASLSVKTHQAERQKILEQLLLRYRTRLFNFIYRLTRDHALSEDLLQELALKVIKNIKGFKPERDTSFRQWLYQIAINLCRDNARRKKPISSMELEQMTTQTPEHRLEIEDLVAGLPKEQKEVILLKVYSGLTFREIAETLKCPLNTAISRMHYALKTLREKAQVYDKV; encoded by the coding sequence GTGATAAATCAGATATCTGGCCCATTCGACGTGGTTCCCCGATTAGGTCGGGACTCCGCTGTCGCTACGCAGGGTGAAGCGGCTGATGATGTCCTGCTCAGAACATTCGCTTCGCTCAGTGTAAAGACGCATCAGGCCGAAAGGCAGAAGATACTGGAGCAATTACTGCTCAGGTACCGGACGCGGTTGTTCAACTTTATATACCGGCTGACCCGCGACCATGCCCTGTCCGAGGACCTGTTGCAGGAATTGGCGCTCAAGGTCATCAAGAATATCAAGGGTTTTAAGCCGGAACGGGACACCAGTTTCCGGCAGTGGCTTTACCAGATAGCCATAAACCTGTGCCGGGATAATGCCCGGAGGAAAAAACCGATTAGCTCTATGGAATTGGAACAGATGACCACCCAAACGCCGGAGCACCGGCTGGAAATTGAAGACCTGGTGGCCGGACTGCCCAAGGAACAAAAGGAGGTCATCCTTTTAAAGGTCTATTCGGGTCTGACCTTCAGGGAGATCGCCGAGACCCTGAAATGCCCGCTGAATACGGCGATAAGCCGGATGCATTACGCGTTAAAAACCCTGAGAGAAAAGGCGCAAGTATATGACAAAGTGTAA